The following are encoded together in the Prionailurus viverrinus isolate Anna chromosome B3, UM_Priviv_1.0, whole genome shotgun sequence genome:
- the CCDC32 gene encoding coiled-coil domain-containing protein 32, giving the protein MKMFESVDSTATKSGPDLWAEICSCLPNPDQEDGANNAFSDSFMDSYPAGTGQREAPDFADQPATKPWAPLQDSEVYLASLEKKLRRIKGLNQEVTSKDMLRTLAQAKKECWDRFLQEKLASEFFVDGFDSDESTLEHFKRWLQPDKVAISTEEVQYLIPPESQVEKPVAGDQPAAAEQ; this is encoded by the exons atgaaaatgtttgagAGCGTTGACTCTACAGCTACAAAATCTGGCCCTGATCTTTGGGCTGAAATCTGTTCCTGTCTGCCAAATCCTGATCAAGAAGATGGTGCCAACAATGCCTTTTCAGACTCCTTTATGGATTCTTACCCTGCAGGCACAGGCCAGAGGGAGGCCCCAGATTTTGCTGATCAGCCAGCTACAAAGCCTTGGGCTCCCTTGCAGGATTCAGAAGTGTATTTAGCATCTCTAG agaagaaactgagaagaATCAAAGGTTTAAATCAGGAAGTAACTTCTAAGGACATGCTTCGAACCTTGGCCCAAGCCAAGAAGGAATGCTGGGACCGATTCCTCCAGGAGAAGTTAGCATCAGAGTTCTTTGTGGATGGATTTGATTCTGATGAGAG cACCTTGGAACATTTCAAGAGGTGGCTCCAGCCAGATAAAGTAGCCATCAGTACAGAGGAGGTCCAGTATCTGATTCCTCCAGAGTCCCAGGTTGAGAAGCCAGTGGCCGGGGACCAGCCAGCAGCCGCGGAACAGTAA